From one Rhopalosiphum padi isolate XX-2018 chromosome 2, ASM2088224v1, whole genome shotgun sequence genomic stretch:
- the LOC132919640 gene encoding uncharacterized protein LOC132919640: MDQNLLNFWKNYEHIIDWGYRISGARGTDSSGSSAPIKTETIEINTCRTFNTNENEYDACEYSSDSSVDIDLEYLKFSKKTLEHQEKVELEKRKVDKEYGLCNSPSFENVCVYRMYQYNRGKCD, from the exons ATGGACCAGAATTTGTTGAATTTTTGGAAAAACTACGAACACATAATCGATTGGGGTTATCGAATTTCAGGGGCTAGAGGAACGGATAGCAGTGGATCATCGGCACCAATCAAAACTGAAACTATA GAAATAAATACTTGTAGAACTTTTAACACCAATGAAAATGAGTACGATGCTTGTGAATACTCTTCCGATAGCAGTGTTGATAttgatttagaatatttaaagttttctaaaaaaacattGGAACATCAAGAAAAAGTAG AATTAGAAAAGAGAAAAGTTGACAAAGAGTACGGATTGTGCAATTCACCAAGTTTTGAAAATG TTTGTGTTTACAGAATGTACCAGTACAATCGAGGTAAATGCGATTAA
- the LOC132922662 gene encoding large ribosomal subunit protein eL42 has translation MVNVPKQRRTYCKKCKVHKVHKVTQYKKSKERQASQGRRRYDRKQSGFGGQTKPIFRKKAKTTKKIVLRMECSECKYRKQIPLKRCKHFELGGDKKRKGQMIQF, from the exons ATG GTGAATGTACCTAAACAGAGACGTACTTACTGCAAAAAATGCAAAGTACATAAGGTACACAAAGTAACACAGTACAAAAAATCCAAGGAACGTCAAGCTTCTCAGGGTCGTCGTCGTTACGACCGAAAACAAAGTGGTTTTGGTGGTCAGACTAAGCCTATTTTCAGAAAGAAG GCTAAAACAACCAAAAAGATTGTATTGAGGATGGAATGTTCCGAATGCAAATACCGTAAACAAATCCCGTTGAAACGTTGCAAGCATTTTGAATTGGGAGGTGACAAGAAACGAAAG ggaCAAATGATCCAGTTTTaa
- the LOC132920524 gene encoding WASH complex subunit 3 yields MEEFKKVPPMEQRQLVTYINHFITSTVTFLNDFMTHCEAKMMKSEQRLQKISASLCILETKLNSVPELQELHPPQIQTSEPPGNHLKDNSYNTEITNEHNKTETTDGLIRTETTEKPSKTEENNVSEPTVINENTNEPTVDPTILKYRKMIQFGVPRGAVELKMANEGLDPKLL; encoded by the exons atggaagaatttaaaaaa GTTCCTCCAATGGAACAACGTCAATTAGTGAcgtatattaatcattttattacatCCACTGTAACATTCTTAAACGATTTCATGACACACTGTGAAGCCAAAATGATGAAATCCGAACAACGCTTACAAAAAATTTCAGCGTCTCTGTGTATATTAGAAACTAAG ttaaattctgTTCCTGAACTTCAAGAACTCCATCCACCTCAAATTCAAACAAGTGAACCTCCTGGAAATCATTTAAaagataattcatataatactgAAATAACCAATGAACATAATAAAACTGAGACAACTGATGGACTTATTAGAACAGAAACAACTGAAAAACCTAGTAAAACTGAAGAAAATAATGTATCAGAACCAACTGTTATTAATGAGAATACTAATGAGCCTACTGTGGATCCaacgatattaaaatatcgtaaaatgaTTCAATTTGGTGTGCCTAGAGGTGCTGTTGAATTAAAAATGGCCAATGAAGGACTAGATCCAAAACTATTgtga
- the LOC132921214 gene encoding transportin-3 has protein sequence MEDSPSIETVYEAIYALYNQNTNPAEKQRASNWLNEMQKSVYAWKIADELLARKVDLNSCYLAAQTMRSKLQNSFHELPQDSHASLRDALLNHLSKLDDTTDGVIATQLCVALAHLALQMGSWKNAAVDIASRYNSLKTCFILELLTVLPEEVNSRTLRLGANRRSEIYTEFSDNLPAVNQLLELCLTSEANDNLIKIRSYKCFASWLNIRSVSLSQVWHSNVLSNAFNVLSFDGCSMIQEAAADAVIAFLQNLEDNNNQDEIQIEIINSVSRLEQAYMMSVTNEDLDRTVNYCRIFTELAESLVMTMVNKSLGSNGLPHFSIKALELVILCANHHDYEVLLITFNLWFRLSEELYKINNVVLTEMFKPYFEQLIGALYKHCMIDTDHEGLLDEGTEDFADFRMKCSDLIKDVVFIVSSSAVFQQMYMLLQTASVSNVTWDQMEAALFIMQAIARNILPHENEVVPKVVEAILNMPETVHINMRYTSVMLLGELCEWISHEQHSETLEPILNYLQYCLRQPNLAAVTAKSLHSICTTCRHHMVKHLSGLIEILKVVDMLNLPNDVAIGLLKGVAVIVAEVPEEHVYKAIKEICGRQLSPLLALVESTSEKTVPETNTSTDPIYWLDRLSAILRHLATKSNNEKDPCVVAIVEMWPSMSKICTRYKTDSRITEHFCRCLRFMIRLVSRSTTALLAPVAQQMAYLYKEHHHSCYLYIGSILVDEYGSKYDNPLVMTQCHSLLLEMIDAFIEPAFRLFSEKDGLRNYPDTVDDFFRLACRFIQKLPMPFLQSPVLEVIIRCSITAVSLDHKEANASVMKFLLDLLLCGKSRKDNINNEECRQYVTSIINSIGEQLIDNLIQASVFSLQTYMLPDVIDVIIELMVYDKVQTLRWLTGAVEKLPKQNSAGLVTATNEQCLQFLNSFHSYENDGELCRSLREFSRYFR, from the exons ATGGAAGACTCGCCTTCGATAGAAACCGTATACGAAGCTATTTACGCGCTCTACAATCAAAACACTAACCCTGCCGAAAAGCAGCGAGCCTCGAACTGGCTTAACGAAATGCAGAAATCG GTATACGCATGGAAAATAGCTGATGAGTTGTTGGCCAGGAAGGTGGACCTGAACTCGTGTTATTTGGCAGCACAGACTATGCGCTCCAAATTACAAAACTCCTTTCATGAACTACCTCAAGATTCACACGCGTCATTACGAGATGCCTTACTGAATCATTTGTCAAAATTAGATGATACCACTGATGGTGTAATTGCTACACAG ttgTGCGTTGCATTGGCACACTTAGCTCTCCAAATGGGTTCGTGGAAGAATGCTGCTGTAGATATTGCTTCACGATATAATTCTCTGAAAACATGTTTCATATTAGAGTTGTTGACTGTGTTGCCAGAAGAAGTCAATTCTCGAACATTACGTCTAGGTGCTAATCGTCGATCTGAAATTTATACTGAATTTAGTGATAACTTGCCAGCTGTTAATCAACTATTAGAGCTGTGCTTGACATCTGAAGCAAATGATAATCTCATCAAAATCCGATCGTACAAATGTTTTGCATCATGGTTGAATATCAGAAGTGTATCATTATCACAAGTGTGGCACAGCAATGTGCTATCAAATGCATTTAATGTGTTGAGTTTTGAT ggGTGTAGTATGATTCAAGAAGCAGCTGCAGATGCAGTGATTGCATTTCTCCAGAATCTGGAAGATAATAACAATCAAGATGAAATACagattgaaattataaattcagtTAGTAGATTAGAGCAAGCTTACATGATGTCAGTTACCAATGAAGACTTGGATCG aACGGTTAATTACTGTAGAATATTCACTGAGTTAGCAGAATCACTAGTAATGACTATGGTAAACAAAAGTTTAGGATCTAATGGTCTTCCACATTTCTCTATAAAAGCATTAGAATTGGTTATTTTATGTGCTAACCATCATGATTATGag gttttattaataacattcaaTCTATGGTTTAGGTTATCCgaagaattatataaaataaataatgtagtttTAACTGAAATGTTTAAACcttattttgaacaattaattGGTGCTTTATATAAACACTGTATGATTGATACAGATCAT GAAGGTCTATTGGATGAAGGCACAGAAGACTTTGCAGATTTCAGAATGAAATGTTCAGATTTAATTAAAGATGTAGTATTTATAGTCAGTTCATCAGCTGTTTTTCAACAAATGTATATGCTCTTACAAACAGCTTCTGTGTCTAATGTTACTTGGGATCAAATGGAAGCAGCACTGTTTATTATGCAAGCCATTGCTAGGAATATATTGCC ACATGAAAATGAAGTGGTTCCAAAAGTGGTTGAAGCTATCCTAAATATGCCAGAAACTGTTCACATAAACATGAGATACACTTCAGTGATGCTGTTAGGAGAATTATGCGAATGGATATCACATGAACAACATTCAGAAACTTTAg aaCCAATATTGAATTATCTACAGTATTGTTTACGCCAACCAAATCTTGCTGCTGTCACAGCAAAATCTTTACATAGTATTTGTACTACTTGCCGACATCACATGGTCAAACATCTCAGTGGGCTTATTGAAATCCTAAAAGTGGTTGATATGCTGAATTTACCCAATGATGTTGCGATTGGTTTATTAAAAG GCGTTGCTGTGATTGTTGCTGAAGTTCCCGAAGAACATGTGTATAAAGCAATTAAAGAAATTTGTGGGAGACAGTTAAGTCCATTATTAGCTTTAGTTGAG TCTACATCAGAAAAAACTGTTCCTGAAACTAATACTTCTACGGACCCAATATATTGGTTGGATCGTTTGTCAGCCATTTTAAGACATTTAGCAACCAAATCAAATAATGAAAAAGACCCTTGTGTAGTTGCTATTGTTGaa ATGTGGCCATCTATGTCAAAAATATGCACTAGATATAAAACTGATTCACGTATCACTGAACATTTTTGTCGGTGTCTTCGATTTATGATTAGGTTGGTTAGTCGATCAACAACTGCACTTTTAGCACCAGTTGCTCAACAA atggCGTATTTATACAAAGAGCATCATCACAGTTGTTATCTTTATATCGGTTCAATTTTGGTTGATGAATATGGTTCCAAATATGACAACCCACTTGTTATGACACAATGTCACTCACTCCTATTAGAAATGATAGACGCGTTTATTGAACCGGCATTCCGATTATTTAGTGAAAAAGATGGACTCAGAAACTATCCAGATACCGTTGATGATTTCTTTCGATTGGCGTGCAG atttattcAAAAACTCCCAATGCCTTTTCTTCAGTCTCCGGTACTTGAAGTAATCATTAGGTGCAGTATAACTGCTGTTTCATTGGACCATAAAGAAGCTAATGCATCTGTTATGAAATTTCTATTAGACTTATTATTATGTGgaaaatcaagaaaa gaCAATATAAACAATGAAGAATGTAGACAATATGTTACctcaataataaattcaattggTGAACAATTAATTGACAATTTAATTCAAGCGAGCGTTTTCTCACTTCAAACATACATGTTACCTGATGTGATTGACGTGATTATTGAACTGATGGTTTATGATAAAGtc caaaCATTAAGATGGTTAACTGGAGCAGTTGAAAAATTACCAAAACAAAACTCTGCCGGTTTAGTTACAGCAACAAATGAACagtgtttacaatttttaaactcttttcatag TTATGAAAATGATGGAGAGCTATGCCGTTCATTACGGGAATTTTCGCGATATTTTCGGTAG
- the LOC132921107 gene encoding phospholipase A-2-activating protein: MAYKLSSVLYGHVMDVRGLATGSDGYIVSASRDKTAKLWKPNSENAGFTEVQTFKGHTNYVVSVTILKKSDILPNGLILTGGNDKLLCGFLPESPEPVFIETSHTNTVCKIIPGILPNTFLTSSWDMTARLWKITVNPDHTYLPVLLTIFKGHTAAVWSSIQLSTNQVVTCSADKTLLIHNILNGDPENSSVAIKKLTGHTDCVRDLAVLLDNEFLSCSNDATVKRWSAVTGECLETFYGHPSYIYSLNVFCGTDMTNSLVVTGGEDRYLNVWQSSEQQVILQPAQSIWAVAILPNTDIVIGSSDGLIRIFSTDLNRQATNEAQAAFQEQVDNVNQVAQKEVGGIKVDSLPGPEVLYKPGKSDGQIIMVNENGKPICYKWLSNECKWDKVGDVLSASDPNKNMHEGKEYDFVWNVDIEDGAPPLKLPFNRDEDPWVVAQAFIHKHNLPQSYLETVANFIISNSKTAPPPLPASQGYVDPYTGAARYVPSSNVTSSSGTNGQNHFTEQLGQASSGYNKFFPQATYLKFDQANTTTILNKIEEFNKKAGDSFNKLNQSQLDSLVKLCDVNINPDENSIKILINLLDWPKDILFPVLDITRLAVRNKHVNNLLCSNNLIMDKLIPHIYDTDKPTNQMLAFRCLCNLMHHEKGELLVVKYYEEFLKLIQNLSNENLSPKQLQIAVATLMLNFSVMIKQSDDEIAIQTVNNTINTVCPKLTEPEAMFRCFVAIGTLLSLKYPPTLSEQIRDYIELMASNSEPSKVLSCCKHLMTIIGK; encoded by the exons ATGGCGTACAAACTAAGTTCCGTCCTCTATGGACACGTAATGGACGTCCGCGGACTGGCCACCGGATCCGACGGTTACATTGTATCCGCGTCCAGGGACAAGACCGCTAAACTTTGGAAACCGAACag tgaAAATGCTGGATTCACAGAAGTTCAAACATTCAAAGGCCATACCAATTATGTAGTATCAGTcacaatactaaaaaaatctGATATCTTACCAAATGGTCTCATTTTAACTGGTGGCAATGATAAACTTTTGTGTGGATTTCTTCCTGAATCACCAGAACCAGTTTTTATCGAAACTAGTCATACAAATACTG tgtgtAAAATCATTCCTGGTATATtaccaaatacatttttaacttcttcATGGGATATGACAGCACGCCTTTGGAAAATAACAGTCAATCCTGATCATACTTATCTGCCAGTATTGCTAACAATTTTTAAAGGACATACTGCAGCTGTTTGGTCTTCAATACAACTATCTACAAATCAAGTTGTAACATGTTCAGCAGATAAAACTTTACTTATACACAACATTTTAAACGGTGATCCAGAAAATTCATCTGttgctataaaaaaattaactg gcCATACTGACTGTGTGAGAGATTTAGCAGTTTTGTTGGATAATGAATTTCTGTCTTGTTCAAATGATGCTACAGTAAAACGTTGGAGTGCAGTAACTGGTGAATGTTTAGAAACGTTTTATGGTCATCCTAgctatatttatag CTTAAATGTTTTTTGTGGAACTGATATGACTAATTCATTAGTTGTGACTGGTGGAGAAGATAGATACCTAAATGTTTGGCAAAGTTCTGAACAACAAGTCATATTACAACCAGCACAAAGTATATGGGCTGTAGCTATTCTTCCAAATACAGATATTGTTATTGGCTCTAG tGATGGTTTAATAAGAATATTCAGTACGGATTTAAATCGCCAAGCTACGAATGAAGCTCAAGCAGCGTTCCAAGAACAAGTTGACAATGTTAACCAGGTGGCACAAAAAGAAGTTGGTGGTATTAAAGTTGATAG TTTGCCTGGACCAGAAGTACTATATAAACCTGGAAAAAGTGATGGCcaaataataatggttaatgAAAACGGAAAACCTATCTGTTATAAGTGGTTATCAAATGAATGTAAATGGGATAAAGTTGGAGATGTCTTAAGTGCATCTGATCCAAATAAGAACATGCATGAAGGAAAG gaGTATGATTTTGTATGGAACGTTGATATAGAAGATGGTGCACCTCCTCTCAAATTACCTTTTAACAGAGATGAAGATCCTTGGGTGGTAGCTCAAGCATTTATACACAAACACAATTTACCACAATCTTATTTAGAAACTGTGGCAaactttataatttcaaattcaaaaactGCTCCTCCACCACTACCTGCTAGTCAAGGTTATGTAGATCCTTATACTGGAGCTGCTAGGTATGTACCATCAAGTAACGTTACTTCTTCATCTGGAACAAATGGTCAAAACCATTTTACTGAACAGCTGGGTCAAGCATCTTCAGGTTACAACAAATTTTTCCCTCAAgctacctatttaaaatttgatcaaGCCAATACTACAACCATTTTAA ATAAGATAGaagaattcaataaaaaagcagGTGACTCATTTAATAAACTCAACCAAAGTCAACTTGATTCCCTTGTGAAACTTTGTGATGTAAATATTAATCCTGATGAGAATTCTATAaagattttaatcaatttactaGATTGGCCCAAAG atattttatttcctGTATTGGATATTACAAGACTGGCTGTACGCAATAAACATGTAAATAATCTATTGTGTTCAAACAACTTAATTATGGATAAATTAATTCCACACATTTATGATACTGATAAGCCTACTAATCAAATGTTGGCGTTTAGatgtttatgtaatttaatgcaTCACGAAAAAGGAGAACTTCTTGTAGTAAAATACTATGAAGAGTTCTTAAaacttattcaaaatttatcTAATGAAAACCTTTCTCCAAAACAGCTTCAA attgcTGTAGCCACATTGATGCTGAATTTTAGTGTTATGATCAAACAATCTGATGATGAAATAGCTATACAGACTGtgaataataccataaatacaGTATGCCCAAAGCTGACTGAACCTGAAGCAATGTTCCGTTGTTTTGTAGCTATTGGAACCTTATTAAGTTTAAAGTATCCTCCGACTTTGTCGGAACAAATTAGAGATTATATTGAACTGATGGCATCGAATTCAGAACCATCAAAGGTATTATCATGTTGTAAACATTTGATGACAATTATTGGAaagtaa
- the LOC132921108 gene encoding cilia- and flagella-associated protein 144-like isoform X3, producing the protein MYDYTLLVELYKKEKKFQKVYTTFRPNLKASPVTGKFYARHEANVNQGEPNDHYIKLLAQAKSLGPKNKFPSPKTESQRYGWYNKTFIPRKEDILMFPHVEAPEIKLDIILKQNYKNEVPFSGIPFKL; encoded by the exons ATGTACGACTACACTCTTTTGGTTGAATtgtacaaaaaagaaaaaaaatttcaaaaagtttaCACAACGTTTCGACCTAACTTAAAAG caTCACCTGTAACAGGAAAATTTTATGCTCGCCACGAAGCAAATGTCAATCAAGGTGAACCAAACGATCACTACATAAAACTTTTGGCACAAGCTAAATCTTTAGGGCCAAAGAACAAATTTCCTTCTCCAAAAACTGAAAGTCAAAG GTATGGGTGGTACAATAAAACTTTCATTCCACGAAAAGAAGATATTTTGATGTTTCCACATGTAGAAGCTCCcgaaattaaattagatattatactaaagcagaattataaaaatgaagtacCATTTAGTGGAAtaccttttaaattataa
- the LOC132921108 gene encoding cilia- and flagella-associated protein 144-like isoform X2, whose amino-acid sequence MQLSAMSHETHIMYDYTLLVELYKKEKKFQKVYTTFRPNLKGKFYARHEANVNQGEPNDHYIKLLAQAKSLGPKNKFPSPKTESQRYGWYNKTFIPRKEDILMFPHVEAPEIKLDIILKQNYKNEVPFSGIPFKL is encoded by the exons ATGCAACTATCAGCTATG tcacacGAAACACACATAATGTACGACTACACTCTTTTGGTTGAATtgtacaaaaaagaaaaaaaatttcaaaaagtttaCACAACGTTTCGACCTAACTTAAAAG GAAAATTTTATGCTCGCCACGAAGCAAATGTCAATCAAGGTGAACCAAACGATCACTACATAAAACTTTTGGCACAAGCTAAATCTTTAGGGCCAAAGAACAAATTTCCTTCTCCAAAAACTGAAAGTCAAAG GTATGGGTGGTACAATAAAACTTTCATTCCACGAAAAGAAGATATTTTGATGTTTCCACATGTAGAAGCTCCcgaaattaaattagatattatactaaagcagaattataaaaatgaagtacCATTTAGTGGAAtaccttttaaattataa
- the LOC132921108 gene encoding cilia- and flagella-associated protein 144-like isoform X1 — MQLSAMSHETHIMYDYTLLVELYKKEKKFQKVYTTFRPNLKASPVTGKFYARHEANVNQGEPNDHYIKLLAQAKSLGPKNKFPSPKTESQRYGWYNKTFIPRKEDILMFPHVEAPEIKLDIILKQNYKNEVPFSGIPFKL; from the exons ATGCAACTATCAGCTATG tcacacGAAACACACATAATGTACGACTACACTCTTTTGGTTGAATtgtacaaaaaagaaaaaaaatttcaaaaagtttaCACAACGTTTCGACCTAACTTAAAAG caTCACCTGTAACAGGAAAATTTTATGCTCGCCACGAAGCAAATGTCAATCAAGGTGAACCAAACGATCACTACATAAAACTTTTGGCACAAGCTAAATCTTTAGGGCCAAAGAACAAATTTCCTTCTCCAAAAACTGAAAGTCAAAG GTATGGGTGGTACAATAAAACTTTCATTCCACGAAAAGAAGATATTTTGATGTTTCCACATGTAGAAGCTCCcgaaattaaattagatattatactaaagcagaattataaaaatgaagtacCATTTAGTGGAAtaccttttaaattataa